The Deinococcus multiflagellatus nucleotide sequence GACTCGCCGCTGCGGTGCGAAATCACGGTGCCGTAGTGGTGGCGCTTGGCCAGCTCAATGGCGTCCATGCTCTCGGTCAGGCTGCCAATCTGGTTCACCTTCACCAGAATCGCGTTGCCCACCTTCGTATCAATGCCGCGCTGCAACCGCTCGGGGTTGGTCACGAACAGGTCGTCGCCTACCAGCTGCACCCGGTCACCGATCTTGGCGGTCAGGGCGGCCCAGCCGTCCCAGTCGTCTTCGGCCAGGCCGTCTTCAATGCTGACGATGGGGTAACGGCTGCCCCAGTCGGCCCAGAAGTCCACCATCTCGGCCGTCGAGAGCACGCGGCCCTCGCTTTCGAGGTGGTACTGGCCGTCCTTGTACAGCTCGGTCACCGCGGGGTCCAGGGCGATGGCGATGTCCTTGCCGGGCTCGTAGCCAGCCTTCTCGATGGCCTCCAGCAGCACGTCCAGGGCTTCCTCGTTGCTCTTGAGGTCGGGGGCAAAGCCGCCTTCGTCGCCCACGTTGGTGTTGTAGCCCTTGCTGGCCAGCACCTTTTTCAGGGTGTGGAAGGTTTCGGCGCCGTAGCGCAGCGCCTCGCGGAAGCTGGGGGCGCCCACGGGCATCACCATGAACTCCTGAAAGTCCACGGAGTTGTCGGCGTGCGCCCCGCCGTTGATCAGGTTCATCATCGGCACGGGCAGGGTCTTGGCGTTGCTGCCGCCCAGGTAGCGGTACAGGGGAATATTCAGCTCGGCCGCCGCCGCGCGGGCCGTGGCGAGGCTGACGGCCAGGATGGCGTTGCCGCCCAGCTTGCCCTTGTTGGGGGTGCCGTCCACGGCCATCAGGGCGGCGTCAATGGCAGCCTGCTCGCTGGCGTCCAG carries:
- the eno gene encoding phosphopyruvate hydratase; translation: MKIQKVLAREVLDSRGNPTVEAEVHLDSGLSGRAIVPSGASTGTHEALELRDGGARYLGKGVQQAVGNVNGALGPAIVGLDASEQAAIDAALMAVDGTPNKGKLGGNAILAVSLATARAAAAELNIPLYRYLGGSNAKTLPVPMMNLINGGAHADNSVDFQEFMVMPVGAPSFREALRYGAETFHTLKKVLASKGYNTNVGDEGGFAPDLKSNEEALDVLLEAIEKAGYEPGKDIAIALDPAVTELYKDGQYHLESEGRVLSTAEMVDFWADWGSRYPIVSIEDGLAEDDWDGWAALTAKIGDRVQLVGDDLFVTNPERLQRGIDTKVGNAILVKVNQIGSLTESMDAIELAKRHHYGTVISHRSGESEDNFIADLAVATNAGQIKTGSASRSDRIAKYNQLLRIEDSLGERAVYPGRKALR